In one window of Methanomassiliicoccales archaeon DNA:
- the priS gene encoding DNA primase catalytic subunit PriS, with protein MNREVEFATNWFREYYRRSPPPAPMGLRDREFGFMFFDRDFVRRHLGFLEENDLRRFLLNQVPSHAYFSSALYERPSAPTMDLKGWKGADLIFDLDADHIRGAEGLSYEDMLKLVKRETASLLDRYIFGELGFDERDVRISFSGGRGYHVHVSHPKLLKLGSHERGEIIDFVTGTDLDLETVFPSTASMKKDFKERVKVERAVSVPGADQGGWRRFGREALEKVANEVKVMNHQGLRERYPLLSNVRDSTLEEMKRSLHSRRGESTGLELILRDDSLEYLTSDRVKELYMQMVQESLKERVAGQIDEPVTRDVKRLIRLPGSLHGKTGLRVVTVSRDQLDDFDPLQNAVPDVFPDTLVKVRAKDKLDIRIKDFQIKGEGELEVPTYAALFLLLRRWASLN; from the coding sequence GTGAACAGGGAGGTCGAGTTCGCCACCAATTGGTTCCGGGAATACTACCGGAGGTCGCCCCCGCCAGCGCCGATGGGGCTACGGGACCGGGAGTTCGGGTTCATGTTCTTCGACCGGGATTTTGTCCGTAGGCATTTGGGGTTCCTAGAGGAGAACGATCTACGGCGATTCCTGTTGAACCAGGTACCCTCTCACGCCTATTTCTCCTCCGCTCTCTACGAAAGACCGTCCGCCCCCACCATGGACCTCAAGGGGTGGAAGGGCGCGGACCTGATATTCGATCTCGACGCGGACCACATTCGCGGGGCGGAAGGCCTGTCGTACGAGGACATGTTGAAATTAGTGAAGAGAGAGACGGCCTCCCTGCTTGACCGCTACATCTTCGGGGAGCTTGGCTTCGATGAGAGGGACGTGCGAATCAGTTTCTCCGGGGGACGCGGCTACCATGTGCATGTGAGCCATCCCAAACTGCTGAAGTTGGGCTCGCATGAACGCGGGGAGATCATCGACTTCGTCACCGGCACGGACCTGGACCTGGAAACTGTGTTCCCCTCCACCGCCTCGATGAAGAAGGATTTCAAGGAACGGGTCAAGGTGGAGCGGGCGGTCAGTGTGCCAGGGGCGGACCAGGGCGGCTGGCGCCGTTTCGGCCGGGAGGCGCTAGAGAAGGTCGCTAACGAGGTGAAAGTAATGAACCATCAGGGGCTTCGAGAAAGATATCCCCTGCTTAGTAACGTCAGGGATAGCACTCTGGAAGAAATGAAACGCTCGCTGCACTCCCGCCGAGGAGAGTCCACAGGGTTGGAGCTGATCCTGAGGGATGACAGTCTGGAGTATCTTACTTCGGACCGCGTGAAGGAACTGTACATGCAGATGGTACAAGAGAGTCTGAAGGAAAGAGTGGCCGGTCAGATCGACGAACCTGTGACCAGAGATGTAAAGCGCCTCATACGCTTGCCTGGTTCGCTCCATGGCAAGACCGGATTGAGGGTCGTCACCGTCAGCCGGGATCAGCTCGATGATTTCGACCCGCTGCAGAACGCCGTGCCGGACGTGTTCCCGGATACTCTGGTGAAAGTGAGGGCCAAGGACAAGTTGGACATCAGGATAAAGGACTTCCAGATAAAGGGGGAGGGGGAGTTGGAGGTCCCCACATACGCCGCTTTGTTCCTGCTCCTACGTCGTTGGGCCTCCCTGAACTGA